The Gadus chalcogrammus isolate NIFS_2021 chromosome 16, NIFS_Gcha_1.0, whole genome shotgun sequence DNA window GAGTGCGGACACATAGCCCATAGCCTGGTTCTAGTCCCAGTGGGTCTAAAAGCATATCCATCATTGAGAGCAATATAAGTTGTACACACTGGTCATCTCATGTCTTTGGACCCGGACGGATAGGACTAAATGTTTTTACCTTTACAAAGGAGTGGCTACAATCCtatgaaaaaaatgtttttcttatcTTCATTTTTGAAAAAGATAATGTTTATTGTGTATGCCGATTCATAGAACCTCCACATATTTGTGTAATATTTTAGATGCTTTAGACCCGTGACTCACCCGTAGCTCAAGCTCATCTGGGAATGGAAGGCACTGTGGCCCCGGCTGTCCAGGCCCAGACGGCAGCTCTCGTCCCAGCAGAGAGACGGGATGAGGTGGACCGGACCTGAAGGACCAGTGGACCCATCAGACCGTCATCGTCCCACAACCAGGAAGACCCATCGCTGCTGCCTTACTGAGCTTTACTTATGACATTAGGACATATTCCTCTATAGCCTCTGAGAGCAGAGAGTAACTTTTGtctatttataaataatacGTTTAGATTACAGTTCAGGGACACCTCATTGAAGCAtaccattaaaacacacacttatttaaACCTTGAGTGAGGTGTTTGTCTGAAAGTGTGGACGTCCTTAACAGCAATCGGTGCCCAGTACGTACCACAGGTGTGTCCCGGCCCCAGGTGACACTGGCAGCAGATGGGGTCTGGGAATTCCGGGTGCCAGCGGCGGTCCAGACACGACAGCTCCGCCCCGCTGTACGGCCCGTCCTGCAACCTCATGGAGGctgcgtgcgcgcacacacaaacacacacacacacacacaccacacacacacaccacacacacacacacacacacaccacacacaacacacacacacacaccacacaacacaggaTGGTTCAAGGTCAATATAAGGAATATATACTATACTGGAAATCTTGTCATGTTGATTAGAGGGAGTCCAACATCCACATGTCTAACATCCATGATTGTTCTTCCCGAAAGCTATCCAGAATAGGTTCCAGCCCCCCAGCGACCAAGCAAAACGGATGACAAACGCACCACTTCCTGTCTAGGTCTCCATCAGCCCAATGCCTGCAAGTCCACCAAACTATTTTGCCTTCCATTCCATCTACCTGCTGGCCCttttgtctccctgtctgtccgtcgGTCTGTCGACTTACcagcccgccccctccccccccgccatccatctgtccatccgtccgtccgtccgtcactCACCTCCGGGCTTCTTCTCCAGCTGCCTCTTGCAGTAGATGACGCAGAGCAccagcagggccagcagcacGGTGACCAGGGCGCTGCAGATGACCGCCGCCAGGGCCATGTCCCGGGGGCTGGAGGGCACCGAGGGCAGGGGCACCCGGTTCACACGCCCGCTGCCTGCacacaggagggggagggggagtacaCATGCACATCATTCAGGTTAACCCGCGTGGAAGAAGGGGACTCTGCAACTCCTGGTTTACAAAGGCGGGGGAGTAAGAGTCAAATGAGATTTTGAAGATTCGATAAAACAGACGTTGGGTTCCATGGGAGCAAGTGAAGAGGGCCTTTTGTCAAATCCCACCTCACACTCGGTTGATCAGGCATTTCCACAGTTCTATAATTAtcttaattaataaaaaagaataagaatGAACAGAATGGTCCGTTGAATAAAAACCTTCAAATAGAAATGTTCACTCACACCTTGTGAGTGCCAAACAGATCTGTGTTCGACTGAAATTTTTGTTCTTTGGTTTACCTACCCTTCAATAAGAGCTGGGTGGAAATTATTCCAAGGTGATGTTAGGAGTGAACAGAGGATTATATCAATATTTAAAGGTTTCCATGGAAATCAGATTTTATGTTATATTAGTTATGAATTAAACATAACCTGGTACAGTCATCTTGGGGGGAAAAACTCTGTGactctgagccaatcagaacggTACACAAACCCAGGTCAAGGTGGAATGAATTGGGGGTTTGGGGAGGGTGGAGACAGCAGTTCAAAGAGAAAAGTGCGTATGgtggattctctctctctctctctctctctctctctctctctctctcctctctctctctctctctctctctctctctctctctctctatgtctctctctctgtcgataATTTACAGAAATATTCCCTCCCTTGCCTGCAGGCTCCACACCCACGCATGCTggtctcacacagacacacacaccacacacacacacacacacacacacacacacccacacacacacacacacacacacacacacacacacacacacacacacacacagttttttactgtgtgtgtgtcacgacTGTTCCACACACATCTTTGCAAGACAGAAGTCTTAATAGGGGGATTTGCTTTGATTGACTGTATTTACAGGAGTTATTTTTGTGCACTTGTGCATTGTTTGTGACCAGGTTCACACATGCATTAAAGAGACTCTCAATAGAGACATTGAAGAGAAATGtgaaatgtgtgtattttttgcaTATTTCCCCCGCTGCAGTTCTCTACCTGCCCAGGGGGTAAATATGCTGTTACTGCAACTCCCCAACAAGccttgtgtacacacacacgaaatgAAAATTATCTGGGTGTATTCAACAAATAAAGCTCATAGCactaatgaaaaaataattggcTAAGTTTTGTAAGTAATAATAACagattatttgttttagtgATTTGTTGTGAAATCCTCAAAAATACAAAACCAGGTCCCCCATCATTATCAGTAATCAAGTATCAGTGAGACTCACAAAGATCAATGCCCTTGCGACAGAATGGGTGTGGGTTTATTTTGAACAAACAAGTGTAATCAGAATTTGTGGTACATCCAGAGCTGCTCTGTGAATATAATGCACTAGAACCCGGCCAAAATCAAGAAGAGATTGTATAAACACTGGCAATAGGTGAACTGCATGGTAAACACAATCAAGATGGGCTGGGGTCGCTATCAAGGATAAAACCAATTCTTGGAGATAAGGGGATTGTAtagtaaatacaataaaatatgaaaaatatatttcaatgtTCTTCTATCGCTGTTTACTTTGGTACATTAGTCATGAAGGGGGCTGGCTTCTGTAAGGCAGAGTAAACATAACTTTAGCTCTGCGAAGCTTTGGCATTCTTTTATGATTCATTTCATAGTCAATAGTGTTTTACCGTTCTGCACTTTTCCAGGGTACACAAATTAATTCTGTTCCACCAAGAGGGCCCAATAGAAAAATGGTTGTGTCTGTAATTCAAAAGTCTGCATTTCTCGAAAGTTGGGTTATTACTATTCTGCTCAAATATTTGACATGaatcaaacaaaataataaactgGTTGagataaagacacacagagCAATTGAAACCATAATAGATTGTGATTCCTTGTGAATTTCCGAATGTCTCcactaataaaaaaatcatACTAAAGTAATTAATCTGAAAAGAACTACATTTTTAAGTAGTTTCTGCATCTCTTTGGACCATCAATTCAGgaatactcactcactcactcactcacttaaacacatacactcacacatccactcacccacacacacacacacacacacacacacacacacacacacacacacaccacacacacacacacacacacacacacacacacacacacacacacacacacacacacacacacacacacacacacacacacacactcaaacacacactcacaccaaccaCAACAAAGTGGGCCTGTTATCACGGCCCAACAGCTGcagcaaacacagacgcacagaggCCCATTGAAGCCTCCTCACCTGCCGATGTTATCTCCTGAACCACACTCCACCAATAAAACCACAGCCTTTGATATGCTCCCCGTCCGTCTGTGGAGCTCGGGGCCGCCCCGGGCTGAAAGAAGCACCGCTCGGCCCCTCTACAGGGGCTCTCCGTGGCTCCGTGGCGGGGCCGGACGCTGTCTAAATGGAAACAGCCCTCTCGGAGGAAGAGCCCCTGACACAATGGCACAGAAACCCACACGCGTACTGGAGCGTGAGGCGTTTACAGAGAAGGTCCGGGGCAGCAGTGCTGTTTTGTAGAATGAAATAAAAGGCCTTTCAGGTTGTAAGGGCAGTTGAGAGCAAGATAATGTGATAGAGCCCTGATTCATTTGTTGTGtttattaattttattatttattttacaactACTAGAGTTACACATTTATTTGTGGATTTCCCAGTTAATTCATTGTGAACTATAAtgtatccttgtgtgtgtgtggtgtgtgtgtgtgtgtgtgtgtgtgtggtgtgtgtgtgtgtgtgtgtgtgtgtgtgtgtgtgtgtggttgtgtgtgtgtgtgtgtgtgtgtgtgtgtgtgtgtgtgtggtgtgtgtgtgtgtgtgtgtgtgtgtgtgtgtgtgtatgtgtgttctgtgtatgcgtgagagagggagagatatcaCCTGGACATGATTGTCCAGAGTCAGCGtacgtgcatgtctgtgtgagagcttgtttttgtgagtgcggtgtgtgtgtacatgtgcgagCGTGCACGTGTCTGACTCCAGTCCACTCCCGCAGCAGGCTGTGGGAGATCAGAGATGTTCTGTGGCTGTGAAAGATCCCAGCACATGGAACACATTAGAGAGCCCTAAGGAgcccataaaacacacacacacaacagaccacGAAACAGgcagtgtgtgagtatgtgcgtgtgcgtatgggTGTTTGTGCAtacgtgtttgtgcatgcgtgtgtgggagAGTAGGTGGTTAAGATTTACAACACCACCCAGTTGGCCCGAGCCTCCCCCTGTGCAGCTGCAGAgttccaccagcaccaccacctccacccccccactccAGCATGGCTTATTAGGAGCCTCTGCCCACTAGAACTGCACCACCCTGCTCCAACCCATCaaccgagaggggggggggggggtggtctgttGGTTAAACATttggaccaccaccaccaccagataCGCATCAGGACATAATGGGCACTTCTGTTTGCCCGAAAGAGCCTGGCACGCTCGCCTACAGCCGCCCCACAGGGGACCCGTCAGACGCTACATCCACACCAACACGCCTGCGTCTGCGTTCAGACCCAAACGACGGGGTCAGCTGCGTCTTTTCAAACGGAGGCTGGTGGACGTTAAACGTTTTCGTTTCTTAGAAAGACAAAAAACGAGAACGTACAAGTGTGGATGTACTCAGAGTGAGTGGGTCTGCCCCACAGGACTCTGTGGGAGACCGCCTCCGGACTGAGCAGTTACAGATGAACCGGGACGGGGAATGCAGACGATGgcgagttgagggggggggggggtttggggtgaACAAAAACACCCCACACTCAACCGCGTAGACACAACTGTGGAGCGTTTGACAAAATATTTATATCTGGAAGATATTTGAGCTAAGTGTAAATatatcttgttttgttttttttgctttaatCCCTCCACGGTCCCGATACTCAACGCCTGTCTGCGTTTCTAgaacagatgggggggggggggggggggggggggggggggggggggggggggggggggggggggggggggggggggggggggggggggggggggggggggggggggggggggggggggggggggggggggggggNNNNNNNNNNNNNNNNNNNNNNNNNNNNNNNNNNNNNNNNNNNNNNNNNNNNNNNNNNNNNNNNNNNNNNNNNNNNNNNNNNNNNNNNNNNNNNNNNNNNCTAACGCTGTTTTTAATACTTCAGTAATACCATTCTCTAAGGGTTACTGATAGACATCATACCATTTACAGCAATTgggaaataaaaaacacattagCGTTACCACTGTCTTGCTCCATCAGATAATTTACGTTATGTTTTTATCACACCAGCACATCTTCTTTTCCAATAAGGTGTTTTTCAACGGGGCAAATGGGAATGCAGGGAGTCAGACACCATCTTGCCTGATGAAAGgagtatttatgtgtgtgtgtgtgtgtgtgtgtgtgtgtgtgtgtgtgtgtgtgtgtgtgtgtgtgtgtgtggtgtgtgtgtgtgtgtgtgtgtgtgtgtgtggttgtgtgtgtgtgtggtgtgtatgtgtgtggttgtgtgtgtgtgtgtgtgtgtgtgtgtgtgtgtgtgtgtgtgtgtgtgtgtgtgtgtgtgtatgtgtgtgcgtgcccattATGGGGTCTAATTATGCAGTTAAATTACTTTTCTCTGAGTTATATGCGGTAAAGACTCTAGATCTCAGGGTTCAGCTAAATGGTATGAAGGGCCGAAGGGTTTTGCTCCCCTGCTGGGCTCTCTCCCACGTCTTGGTTTGATGAGGCGCCTGGAGGTGGTTCCACCAGCCTGCCTGGAGACCTCcgtccacaacaacaacaacaacaacaacgtttgGCTGTAATTTATGTATCTTTCGAGTCACTCACTTCCTGCAGATGTATAGATCCTTGGATGGGTTTATGGATGGGTATATATCCTTATTTGTTTACTCATATTTGCTTGGGTTATGGTGGTGGAGAAGAAACTGGAGAGCCAGTCCTAATATGGTTGTAAGGGGGGGACACAGAATCCCCGACTGGGATGGCCTGTCcattttacacacatacactgcattttatacacacacacacacacacacacacacacacacacacacacacacacacacacacacacacacacgcacacacacacacatacacacacacacacatgcacacacacatacacacacacacacatacacacacacacacacacacccacaccaccacaccacacacacacacacacacacacacacacacacacacacacacaaacacaccaacacagatcCTGAATGGGATGGCCAGTCCATttcacatacagatacacacactcagaaacgATCACATTCTCGGTCAtgcacagtcacaaacacacacaccagacatacacacacacctgaatatgcacatacactctcacacacgcccATGCACTTGCACACAGAGACTTagtaacacacagagacatcatggcatcacgcacacacacacacacacacacacacacaccacacacacaccacacacacacacacacaccacaacacacacccacacaacacacacacacacacacacacacacacacacacacacacactcactaacacatACTcagcaacatgcacacactgcgAGTACCCCAGCCAAGAGTTAAACTCAGTAAGACTCAATGCAAGACAGCAGCCGCCCCACTGACTACCTCACCTTGCCACCCCTGGGGGCTGTTAGATAGACAGTAAAATGAAACACAGTCACTTGGCTCAGGCTGACCTTGCCAGAACCAGTCACAGTATGTTTACTGTGGGATGCTTCCCAGAATCTAGTATACACAGCGTGAGATGGCTCGGCTTCTCTGGTGCCCATCTTACAATAGACTTGACTTGGCCGTGGTATCTTGAGATCACCAGGGATGAGAGGAGTGACTGGACGCTCAGTGAAGGTGGAAACAGTATTTACTGTAATGGTACAGTCAACGCATACCTACCTGCTCTGCTTCATGGTCGCTGAGACAGGGACCTGATTTAGAAAGCAAGATAGATCCACTGATGATTCACAGGTTTCAAAATACGTACACAAAGGTATAATAGGGGTCAATcgttattcttttttttggcaTTTCCTCTTCAGATTTAGTCATCCTCTACTTTTAGTTGTTTATAGATTGAGACTCTTTTCCCCTCAGGAGAACAACCATAGTATTACTCATAGAGTATGGATGCATTGGTGTGTTGTGATGCATTTGTGCCGAGGCAGAACAGAGATGTGTGCCGGCCTGGGCCATGTTTCATTCAGCCGGCCTCAGTTGAAAAGGCTTATTACTTCATGACATAACCACATATCCTCTAATTACATACAGAGTGTTCAAGGCACGATTGGCCCGTTTTTCTTCCCTGTCAGCGGGGATATTCACCAGAGAGTTACAATGCAGCATGTCTGGGAAAGCTGCCTGGCAACATGGTCGATCACGCCTCGTTTGTGCTCCCATTTtgaactttgtgtgtgtttgcgtgtgtgtgagtgtgtgtctgtgcgtgtgtacatgtgcatctGTAGGTCCCATGGGAGTAATGGTGTTATCAGGCCCTTTTCACTCTGGGTTTGTTTTTGGAGCTTCTGGAggaaatgcacatgcacacaaatcatgcatgcatgtacacacacacacacacacacacacacacacacacacacacacacaaaacccacgTACTGacatacccacaaacacagtaaCGTGCATATGTGTGGGCCAAGATATACATTTGTGAATGGATGAtaattatgtgtgtatgtgcatgactTAGGATGCatgattgtttgtgtgcatttgcatcTCCTTAAAGCTCCCTGAACAAACAGTGTCAGAAGAGCCCGAGGACGTTCTCCATGTATTTATGACAACAGCAGGCAAATTAATCTAATCCTAAAAGCAGGGCCACCGCTGGAGAAGCAGAGACAGCTGCATAATGAAATCTCAGCCAGAGAAAAGCCTCACAGCTCTGCCTGCTGAGGATCCACTCCTCCCAGGTTCACagctattctctctctctctctctctctctctctctctcctcctctctccccctctctctctctcctctctctctctctctctctcctcgctcccgctctctctctctcccaccttccccccctccctctctccctgacaTTTTCTTCCTGTGTCACGTGACTCACCGTTGCTGTCGGTTCTTGTAAGCTTGGTGCATGGTGCTGCGTTGTTGTCTGTTACGACCCGGTGCCTGCATGGGttaccccctccatccctccccctctcaccagCACCCCAGCCCTACATCACAATGTGCAGAGCCATCAGTTGGATAACTGCACGCTGCTGGGCACTCACAGTCCCACAGCCAATCGGCTTCCATTAGCTCAAAGGCGGTTGAAGAGAAAACAGGGTGCCTTTAATGAGAtacataaagtgtgtgtgtgtgtggggggggggggggcggggcgggggtggCAGTGAATGAAAAGTGGCTTATCGCTTGAAAGACTCAGAAATTAGAACAGATTTGTTGCATTGGTTCTTGTTTTATTGTGGACCCATGACGACAGCGAGAAGAGGGTCGTTGACTTTGTGTTAGCCGGAGTTAAAAGGTGTTAAGGCAATGCTTTACTTGATGCAACCAAACTACAAATCAAGTTAAAGAATCAACATAAAAAGAACATGCATAAAAGAGAGGGTAATAAAGTAACGATGTGGGATTCAAATGAATAAGATACCAagacacaaaaacataataacaaAGAATATTTCTCTCCTAGCATTGGGTTGCCACGATGCAGCTCCTAGGGACTAACTCTGGGTCGTATGCCAGTGCCTTGGCCAAGGGCACGCCTGTAATCCAAGAAAACCCCCTTGACAACACATAATAGACACAGATACCTCCCAATCAGAGTCAAACCAAGTACCGGTGAGGATGCAGTGTCAACCACTGCGCCACTGCGACACAGATGCagtatgtcacacacacacacacccacacacacacacacacacacacacacaccacacacacacacacacacacacacacacatacacacacaaacacacgcacatacacaccagaaacacagacacacaccatatgcaaacacacacaccacgcagttacacgcgcacacacacacacacacacacaggcacacacatatacacacacacacactttcacaaaaACTTTGGCCTTGGTGCAAAGCTGCACCCTGTACACCCCTCCCCCGTATTACTACAAATCCCTTCGGCTGCCATGCCCAGTTATTCTACTCTGCCGAGTCCCTTCCCTGTTTCAGCTGTGCCCCATCCTCActatcataatcatcatcatcatcatcatcatcctcattatcTTCGCACAGGAGGGATAAGAGTCTTTCTAGCAGGCAGGCAGATccaggtggaccccccccccaaaatgtGGAGACATGCGGCACAGAATGAAGGGGAAAGCATAGCTTGTGGCTGTTTGCAGAGTGAATACCGCACTCATTACCTACCAGAAAGAACGCGATTCAATTTTTCTTGTCCCGCGCTCGCAATCATATCAATTGTATTACAAATGGACAAGTCCAGAGCAAACATGCCCCATCAGCACTCGTGCAGGGACGGATCTGTCCAGATGACTGATGTTTATTCATATCATCCCGGAAACACGATGATAGTAAGTGAATCCTTTTACAACTGATAGCTGGCTTTGTGAATGTCAATACCAAATCATGGGTAATTGTATTGTCAATTGACGGCCAAGTTAATATTATATTCTCGTTTTAAGGGGACAAGTCAGGTGAAGTTTGGCGTATGACTTATTTCAAACAATCCCAATGGAAAGGTGATATATGGCTAAAAACACATttagggggagaagggagagaatgTTAATAATCCTTTGACCATGCGCAGTATCTCTATTTCTGACACTCGGATTTGCCTATCTACCTGAAAACATTGGGAAAGTCTCACATTGTCACATGGTTGCAATCTCATCCTCTCCATCTTCCATTGCCTGAGCTGGGAGAGAGCAGACCGCTGTTATCTCCTATTGACTCTGCAGCACAGAatcagcccagcccagcccagaAAGAGCCAGAACAATGGGGTTACCCAATCGGTAGTGCAGAAGGGAGATCTGGTAAAGATGGGTCCATGCTTAATTGCTTTTGCGGCGAGAAGAGACTAATCCCAGCTCCAAATGATTATGGTGATTGAATGGTGG harbors:
- the LOC130405647 gene encoding uncharacterized protein LOC130405647 — its product is MKQSSHRTSLISHSLLREWTGGLFLREGCFHLDSVRPRHGATESPCSGRVNRVPLPSVPSSPRDMALAAVICSALVTVLLALLVLCVIYCKRQLEKKPGASMRLQDGPYSGAELSCLDRRWHPEFPDPICCQCHLGPGHTCGPVHLIPSLCWDESCRLGLDSRGHSAFHSQMSLSYGTPNQDQDQDHDGPQDHSGPEPPPGAASAETWLPERSESPVTPQHSPEVERCGTAEEEEVVVKEEEGVEEVEEVVEERSLLGEDVQMSSPDRSALEG